The proteins below are encoded in one region of Populus alba chromosome 2, ASM523922v2, whole genome shotgun sequence:
- the LOC118035800 gene encoding F-box protein At3g12350, which translates to MAEPNLNSFSDFPEDVQFCILSFLSPTEIANFACTSKRYGPLCQSDSKLWHSLCDRRWGSKTQINKWGNGQISYKLLYKTLNKWENLIGFWRRCGQSQQKETVKPPSLVFFEWGSSFLSGWRVSPSQNAYSVIKSPFLWISISPEGEIVNYLDPEGQNKNNLFGELGYLDMDVVPVNVNFIGDSHFSVEENVNFAYRRSLSSGNLKGEDNGEDIVSVESGSPGSLPETFEIYQYYANRMSPGADRAIRRQRRREKEKQGKKRWETEHFLKIVDSSPTLDRPLQGLWKGICEDMKLEFYLVAYDEFGISCRRVGDLSERRSSSTPVFWTSDPTFVESPFPTEEEYIYDSRIHIQPPEAANLDWKFPLENDVVSRIMYINSSYDLVILGVEGASLNPWRVEGRVWQYKNGTFGYGFLRDHFIVDLKHIAKNGCLLDILDIAVDL; encoded by the exons ATGGCAGAACCAAACCTCAATTCCTTCTCTGATTTTCCTGAAGACGTCCAATTCTGCATCCTCTCGTTCCTAAGCCCAACAGAAATCGCCAATTTCGCCTGCACTTCGAAACGGTACGGCCCTCTCTGTCAAAGCGACAGCAAACTCTGGCACTCACTTTGCGACAGGAGGTGGGGCTCAAAGACCCAAATCAACAAATGGGGTAACGGTCAAATCTCCTATAAATTGCTCTACAAAACGCTTAACAAATGGGAAAATCTGATCGGTTTCTGGCGTCGTTGCGGTCAAAGTCAGCAGAAAGAAACGGTGAAGCCGCCGTCGTTAGTTTTCTTTGAGTGGGGCTCCTCGTTTCTCTCCGGTTGGAGAGTCTCTCCGTCTCAAAACGCCTATAGCGTCATAAAGTCTCCATTCTTGTGGATAAGTATTTCGCCCGAGGGTGAAATTGTGAATTATTTGGATCCAGAGGGGCAAAACaagaataatttatttggtGAATTGGGATATTTAGATATGGACGTAGTTCCCGTTAACGTGAATTTTATCGGGGACTCACATTTTAGCGTGGAGGAGAATGTGAATTTTGCTTACAGAAGGAGTTTGAGTTCCGGGAATTTGAAAGGAGAGGATAACGGAGAAGATATTGTTAGTGTTGAAAGTGGATCACCAGGGAGTTTACCGGAAACATTTGAGATTTATCAATATTATGCAAACAGGATGAGTCCAGGCGCGGATAGAGCGATAAGGAGGCAGAGGAGGCGAGAAAAGGAGAAGCAGGGGAAGAAGAGGTGGGAAACTGAGCATTTTTTGAAGATTGTTGATTCATCACCCACGCTTGATCGGCCTTTGCAGGGTCTGTGGAAG GGAATCTGTGAGGACATGAAGTTGGAATTTTATCTTGTGGCATATGATGAATTTGGCATCTCCTGCCGAAGAGTTGGCGACTTGTCTGAGCGTCGCTCTAGTTCTACACCAGTGTTTTGGACGTCAGATCCTACTTTCGTGGAGTCCCCTTTTCCAACTGaggaagaatatatatatgattctCGGATTCATATTCAGCCACCTGAAGCTGCAAACTTGGATTGGAAATTCCCTTTAGAAAATGATGTGGTCTCTCGCATTATGTATATTAACTCAAGTTATGATTTAGTAATCCTGGGAGTGGAAGGAGCTTCTTTGAATCCTTGGCGAGTTGAAGGAAGAGTTTGGCAGTACAAGAATGGAACGTTTGGATATGGCTTTCTTCGGGACCATTTTATTGTGGACCTGAAGCACATTGCCAAAAATGGTTGTCTTCTAGATATCCTTGATATCGCCGTAGACTTGTAG
- the LOC118035801 gene encoding LIM domain-containing protein WLIM1: MAFAGTTQKCMACDKTVYLVDRLAADNRVYHKACFRCHHCRGTLKLGNYNSFEGVLYCRPHFDQLFKRTGSLDKSFEGTPKIVKPEKPVDGEKPISTKVSTMFAGTRDKCFGCKNTVYPTEKVSVNGTPYHKSCFKCIHGGCTISPSNYIAHEGRLYCKHHHNQLIKEKGNLSQLEGDVEKDSMNDKTNGREVSAKS, encoded by the exons ATGGCATTTGCAGGAACAACCCAGAAATGTATGGCATGTGACAAGACTGTTTATCTTGTGGACAGGTTAGCAGCTGATAACCGTGTGTACCACAAGGCTTGCTTCCGATGCCATCATTGCAGAGGAACCCTCAAG CTTGGCAACTACAATTCCTTTGAAGGGGTACTCTACTGCAGGCCACATTTTGATCAACTCTTCAAAAGAACTGGAAGTCTTGACAAAAGCTTTGAGg GGACACCAAAAATTGTAAAACCAGAGAAACCTGTTGATGGggag AAACCTATATCAACTAAAGTCTCGACCATGTTCGCTGGAACCAGAGACAAGTGTTTCGGCTGCAAGAACACTGTCTATCCAACTGAGAAG GTTTCGGTGAATGGAACTCCTTACCACAAAAGCTGCTTCAAATGCATTCATGGAGGATGTACAATTAGCCCATCCAACTACATTGCACATGAAGGTCGCCTCTACTGCAAACACCACCACAACCAACTTATCAAGGAAAAGGGTAATCTGAGCCAACTTGAGGGTGATGTTGAGAAGGATTCCATGAATGACAAAACTAATGGAAGAGAAGTTTCTGCTAAATCATAA